A DNA window from Helianthus annuus cultivar XRQ/B chromosome 15, HanXRQr2.0-SUNRISE, whole genome shotgun sequence contains the following coding sequences:
- the LOC110911847 gene encoding pentatricopeptide repeat-containing protein At4g21705, mitochondrial: protein MLAIANRLRNLQNIKTRSFTTATIARHETNSSKKKVSLYSKISPLGNPNLAMTPELDEWVDTGKKVRASEVKQIIHDLRKRRRFHHALEVSEWMNKKGICAFTPTDHAVQLDLIGKVHGFLEAEKYFNGLAEQDKTGKTYGALLHCYVRQRETEKALSHFQKMKQKGFVLSPVTYNDIMSLYIRTNEVDKVHDVLNEMKKNGVSPDNLSYRACISSYGGKMDIEGMESVLKEMENDSNIVMDWNTYTVVANWYIAGNLLDKANNALKKAEKQLVEKDGLGYNHLISLHARLGNKDDVVRVWGRQKSVCKRQLNRDYITVVKSLVILDEFEEAEKILTEWISSGNVYDFRVPNIIINGYLKKGLCDKAKDLLDRLSKDQKVTMPDSWGLVALEFLKKGDVGASISCMETLFSLQLEKKDWKIDSKVFEKLLDGIGEKAGVKDVESLVQKLKNYVKFDRGMYHSLMKGYINGGKEIGKVLEDMKADGIEEDEETKRILVLQQNKV from the exons ATGTTAGCAATAGCAAACCGATTAAGAAACCTGCAAAACATAAAAACCCGATCATTCACGACTGCTACAATCGCTCGACATGAAACTAACAGTAGCAAGAAGAAGGTTTCATTGTATTCGAAAATTAGCCCACTTGGAAACCCTAATTTGGCGATGACACCGGAGCTAGATGAATGGGTTGATACAGGGAAGAAGGTGCGAGCCTCTGAGGTTAAGCAGATTATTCATGATCTTCGTAAACGCAGACGGTTCCATCATGCATTGGAG GTTTCAGAGTGGATGAACAAGAAAGGCATTTGCGCATTTACACCTACAGACCATGCAGTGCAGTTGGACCTAATAGGCAAGGTCCACGGGTTCCTCGAGGCAGAAAAATACTTTAACGGTCTAGCTGAACAAGATAAAACCGGCAAGACGTACGGGGCCCTTCTTCATTGTTACGTCAGACAACGTGAAACCGAGAAAGCTCTTTCACACTTTCAAAAAATGAAGCAAAAAGGTTTCGTTTTATCACCCGTCACTTATAATGACATCATGAGCCTTTATATTCGTACCAATGAAGTCGATAAAGTTCATGACGTGTTAAACGAGATGAAAAAGAACGGTGTCTCTCCCGACAATTTAAGCTATAGAGCGTGCATAAGTTCATATGGGGGTAAAATGGACATTGAGGGTATGGAAAGTGTATTAAAGGAAATGGAGAACGATTCGAATATCGTCATGGATTGGAACACGTATACGGTTGTTGCAAACTGGTACATTGCGGGTAATCTTTTAGACAAGGCAAATAACGCCTTAAAGAAAGCTGAAAAACAGTTGGTTGAGAAAGACGGATTAGGGTACAACCATTTAATCTCGTTACATGCACGTTTAGGAAACAAAGATGATGTCGTTAGAGTATGGGGTCGGCAAAAGAGCGTGTGTAAGAGACAACTTAACCGCGACTATATCACAGTGGTGAAGTCACTAGTGATACTTGATGAGTTTGAAGAAGCCGAAAAGATATTAACAGAGTGGATTTCATCCGGAAATGTTTATGATTTTCGGGTCCCGAACATTATCATTAACGGATATTTGAAGAAAGGTTTGTGTGATAAAGCAAAGGACTTGCTTGATCGTTTGTCGAAGGACCAAAAGGTAACAATGCCCGATAGTTGGGGGTTGGTGGCGTTGGAATTCTTGAAAAAAGGCGATGTCGGGGCGTCTATAAGTTGTATGGAGACCCTGTTTTCTTTGCAGTTAGAGAAGAAGGATTGGAAAATCGACTCGAAAGTTTTTGAAAAGTTGTTGGATGGTATTGGTGAGAAGGCAGGCGTGAAAGATGTTGAATCATTGGTGCAGAAGTTGAAGAATTATGTGAAATTTGATAGGGGAATGTATCATAGTTTGATGAAAGGGTACATTAATGGTGGTAAAGAAATAGGCAAGGTTTTGGAAGACATGAAAGCTGAtggaattgaagaagatgaagaaacaaAGAGGATTCTTGTCTTGCAGCAGAACAAAGTTTAA
- the LOC110911849 gene encoding protein FAR1-RELATED SEQUENCE 5-like has translation MMSTTVDGVRICPTTGNQYYTPIVPDSSKPVVGMHFQSIDSAFNFYKKYAKLSGFEARKHTQSSKNGVVIRKYFVCAKEGSATSCAVDTVNDSVGADKKLNDRRRRPSKRTGCKAHIRLSLTPKNTYRVSHVFEEHNHSFVDEEDYHLLASSRKLTFTEEQLLSDFSEMNIGPVRAFNLMRKIRGGFDKVGVTSTDCKNFKRDINLFIGEFGVDMAVQRLMKKKLYLPNFSCEFYCDEKGALARLFWADEEMKLNYEVFGDVMSFDATFRTNRYDLVFVPFTGIDNHHHNVTFAGSLLASETAESYKWLLQSFLKAFGVAPKVVVTDQDAAMKIAIRDVFPDTRHRLCMWHIMIKVSEKVGTELSQDEVFKEDICDVVWTDALEPAQFETQWCDLMIKYNLTSNSWLSDMYNLRSDWIPAYYRHEHMSGLMRTTSRSESENHFFGQLTNTKLSLVEFLSHFDTAMESQRFKRSKRDHDTRYTQPRMKTNYELELEAAKIYTRGIFFDVQEEIRLACKNCMCRREEEVGDSIKFYILQVNLPGLHEVLFTPKDMVIKCSCNRYEQYGLLCRHAFCVLRLCGIKEFPKKYVMRRWTRDVVPKKTKVLSFDQNAAGNQVERASSIVREIMTATEHIVNRLVTNIDLLSLYRDQVIESKLKVDSADLPAESLDKNARLANILHADQPCSSSSATILPPSGIRNKGCGSNKRLKSFREVSSSRVSKKTKTRGCLICGGHGHNSRTCKMKTTVADSQKSS, from the exons ATGATGTCTACTACTGTCGATG GAGTTCGTATCTGTCCAACTACTGGTAATCAGTATTATACTCCTATTGTTCCAGATTCTTCCAAACCTGTAGTTGGTATGCATTTCCAGTCAATTGATTCTGCCTTTAATTTCTATAAGAAGTATGCTAAGTTATCTGGGTTTGAGGCTCGAAAGCATACTCAATCTTCAAAAAATGGTGTTGTGATTAGAAAGTACTTTGTTTGTGCGAAAGAGGGTTCAGCGACATCCTGTGCTGTTGACACGGTAAATGATAGTGTTGGTGCTGATAAAAAGTTAAATGACCGAAGGAGGAGACCTTCTAAACGTACAGGATGTAAGGCACACATCCGTTTGTCTTTAACTCCAAAAAATACTTATAGAGTTTCTCATGTATTTGAGGAGCATAATCATTCTTTTGTTGATGAAGAGGATTATCATCTTTTAGCTTCGTCTAGAAAGTTGACATTCACTGAAGAGcaactgctttctgatttttcTGAGATGAATATTGGTCCAGTTAGGGCATTCAACCTTATGAGAAAGATTCGTGGTGGATTTGATAAGGTTGGAGTGACGTCTACTGATTGTAAAAATTTTAAAAGAGATATTAATTTGTTCATTGGAGAGTTTGGTGTGGATATGGCTGTCCAACGTCTTATGAAGAAGAAGCTGTATTTGCCGAATTTTTCTTGTGAATTTTATTGTGATGAAAAAGGTGCTCTTGCTCGATTATTTTGGGCTGATGAAGAAATGAAACTGAATTATGAGGTCTTTGGGGATGTTATGTCTTTTGATGCTACGTTCCGTACGAACAG GTATGACTTGGTATTTGTTCCGTTCACTGGAATCGATAATCATCATCACAATGTCACGTTTGCTGGTTCTTTGTTAGCATCTGAAACTGCtgaatcatataaatggcttctTCAAAGTTTTTTGAAGGCTTTTGGTGTTGCACCTAAGGTGGTTGTGACTGATCAGGACGCTGCAATGAAAATTGCCATCCGAGATGTTTTCCCAGATACCAGACATCGTTTGTGTATGTGGCATATAATGATCAAAGTTTCTGAAAAG gtTGGTACTGAGCTATCACAAGATGAGGTTTTTAAAGAAGATATATGTGATGTTGTATGGACTGATGCTCTTGAACCAGCACAGTTTGAGACACAATGGTGTGATTTAATGATTAAGTACAACCTTACTAGTAACAGCTGGCTGTCTGATATGTACAACCTCAGATCAGATTGGATTCCTGCATACTATCGTCATGAACATATGTCCGGTCTTATGCGTACAACATCTAGGTCTGAGAGTGAAAATCATTTTTTTGGTCAATTAACCAACACAAAATTGTCATTAGTTGAGTTTTTGAGCCATTTTGATACTGCAATGGAATCTCAGAGGTTTAAGCGCAGCAAACGTGATCATGATACCAGATACACACAACCTCGCATGAAAACCAATTATGAATTGGAACTGGAAGCTGCAAAGATTTATACTCGGGGGATATTTTTTGATGTTCAAGAAGAAATTCGACTTGCTTGCAAGAATTGTATGTGCAGGCGTGAAGAAGAAGTTGGTGATTCAATTAAGTTTTATATTCTACAGGTTAATCTTCCTGGCCTTCATGAG GTTCTTTTTACTCCTAAGGATATGGTAATTAAATGCAGCTGCAACCGATATGAGCAGTATGGTTTGCTATGTAGGCATGCCTTTTGTGTTCTTCGTCTTTGTGGTATAAAGGAGTTccctaaaaaatatgttatgaGGCGTTGGACAAGAGATGTTGTTCCAAAAAAGACAAAAGTTTTGAGTTTTGATCAAAATGCTGCTGGTAATCAAGTTGAACGTGCTTCCAGCATTGTGCGTGAGATAATGACTGCAACTGAACATATTGTTAACCGTCTTGTTACAAATATTGACCTGTTATCGTTGTATAGAGACCAAGTGATCGAGTCGAAGTTGAAGGTTGATTCTGCTGACCTTCCTGCAGAATCACTTGACAAGAATGCAAGATTAGCTAATATTCTTCATGCTGATCAGCCATGTTCATCGTCTTCTGCTACCATTCTTCCACCTAGTGGTATTAGAAACAAGGGGTGTGGTTCAAACAAACGCTTAAAGTcttttcgtgaggtatcatcttCAAGAGTATCAAAGAAAACTAAAACTAGAGGTTGTTTGATATGTGGAGGTCATGGACATAATAGTCGGACTTGTAAGATGAAGACTACTGTTGCTGATTCCCAGAAGAGTAGTTAG